The Channa argus isolate prfri chromosome 14, Channa argus male v1.0, whole genome shotgun sequence genome includes a window with the following:
- the ftr67 gene encoding finTRIM family, member 67 isoform X2, translating into MAQAGVVLDKDQFNCSICLDVLKDPVTIPCGHSYCTDCIQNYWDQDDYLAVFVCPQCRQTFTPRPVLARNTMLADVVEKFKETGLQEVTTSQTNQSFAEANDVECDVCTGRKNKAVNSCLVCLASYCEVHVQPHYESAAFKKHKLVLASRNMQDNICPRHDRLLEVYCRTDKMCICYLCLADEHKGHDTVLAEAEIQQRQRQFSEMKQSSNLRIQQREKEMQELRQAIFSLTRSARAAAEESDAVFTELIRSIELKRFESCQSIHAPPTTSALPSVTTDPNLTFGPVMKAVSDFKGLLQEVCQGGFVSIYERVRDVVIVGPSNPAVQLDTAESGDAGAAAQIEGTLVMQRPGLVQSPLSPLNPYLYSGPVMPKFGFSPFGSKLSSGSRQRQLQRRAHHRRK; encoded by the exons ATGGCTCAGGCTGGGGTGGTCCTGGATAAGGACCAGTTCAACTGCTCGATATGCCTGGACGTGCTGAAGGATCCCGTGACCATCCCCTGCGGACACAGTTACTGCACCGATTGTATCCAGAACTACTGGGACCAAGACGACTACCTGGCGGTCTTCGTGTGCCCACAGTGTAGGCAGACCTTTACCCCGAGGCCAGTACTAGCCAGAAACACCATGCTGGCCGATGTGGTGGAGAAATTCAAAGAAACTGGACTTCAAGAGGTAACCACGTCTCAAACAAACCAAAGCTTCGCTGAAGCCAACGATGTGGAGTGCGACGTCTGCACCgggaggaaaaacaaagctgtCAATTCCTGTCTGGTGTGTCTGGCATCCTACTGCGAAGTCCACGTCCAGCCTCACTACGAGTCCGCAGCATTCAAGAAACACAAGCTGGTATTGGCCTCCAGAAACATGCAGGACAATATCTGTCCCCGACACGACAGGCTGCTGGAGGTGTACTGCCGCACGGACAAAATGTGCATCTGTTACCTTTGTCTGGCAGATGAACACAAAGGACACGACACGGTGCTGGCTGAGGCAGAAATACAACAGAGGCAG CGGCAGTTCAGTGAAATGAAGCAGAGCTCTAACTTGAGAATTCAACAAAGGGAAAAGGAGATGCAAGAGTTGAGACAAGCTATTTTCTCACTCACT CGTTCTGCTCGTGCTGCAGCTGAAGAAAGCGATGCCGTCTTCACTGAACTGATTCGGTCGATTGAACTGAAACGTTTCGAG AGCTGTCAGTCTATTCATGCTCCACCCACCACGTCCGCACTGCCATCAGTCACCACTGATCCCAACCTCACTTTTGGCCCagtgatgaaagctgtgtcagATTTTAAAGGACTTCTGCAGGAGGTCTGTCAGGGAGGATTTGTCAGCATCTATGAAAGAG ttAGAGATGTAGTAATTGTAGGTCCATCAAATCCTGCTGTTCAGCTTGACACAGCAGAGTCTGGTGATGCTGGGGCAGCTGCACAAATTGAGGGAACATTAG TGATGCAGCGACCTGGCCTCGTCCAAAGTCCTCTGAGTCCTCTCAACCCATATCTTTATTCAGGACCTGTTATGCCCAAATTTGGTTTTTCACCATTTG GCAGCAAACTCTCATCAGGATCCAGACAGAGGCAACTTCAGCGTCGTGCTCACCACAGACGGAAATAG
- the eef1da gene encoding eukaryotic translation elongation factor 1 delta a (guanine nucleotide exchange protein) isoform X2, which yields MDQSLPDHQQKRAPLNAVPVGVFRQGQVPALERGIISGDNIQFGRLRQRTRLSQSESQSSGAEEGQLSSSLEASGSRRTHDPQLVQGHPFVTLKSSGTPFHQFKKSHTRTSSETEQGGKGSRGLSQRKRGHSETESRPRCDNTNMNGLQCLATEKIWFDKHRYDEAEKYFYEGVNGPSIPQQQSSSHAGDQELVSRMKCLEMENQTLHKVVEEMRLALQKLESRVAVLEKSPAPVDVPRAKAAPVHQQKVENGESNNNDDDDDIDLFGSDEEDEETARIKQERLDAYAAKKAKKPAIIAKSSILLDVKPWDDETDMVKMEECVRSVQMDGLLWGASKLVPVGYGIKKLQINCVVEDDKVGTDILEEEITKFEDYVQSVDVAAFNKI from the exons ATGGATCAGTCTTTGCCAGATCATCAGCAGAAAAGAGCCCCTCTAAATGCTGTGCCAGTTGGGGTTTTCAGGCAGGGTCAAGTTCCTGCTCTAGAGAGAGGCATCATCAGTGGAGATAACATCCAGTTTGGGAGGCTACGGCAACGCACACGTTTGTCTCAGTCTGAGAGCCAGAGTTCAGGGGCTGAGGAAGGGCAATTAAGCTCCTCTCTGGAAGCGAGTGGCTCAAGACGCACACACGATCCTCAGCTGGTTCAGGGACACCCTTTTGTGACCCTGAAGTCCTCTGGTACCCCTTTccaccaatttaaaaaaagtcacactCGCACATCATCTGAGACTGAGCAGGGGGGAAAAGGCAGCAGGGGGCTGAGCCAGAGGAAGAGAGGCCACTCTGAGACGGAAAGCAGGCCCAGATGCGACAA TACCAACATGAATGGACTGCAGTGCCTCGCCACAGAGAAAATCTGGTTTGACAAGCATCGCTACGATGAGGCAGAAAAATACTTCTATGAGGGAGTCAATGGCCCTTCCATACCACAACAACag TCCTCTTCACATGCAGGAGACCAGGAGCTGGTGTCACGCATGAAGTGCCTGGAAATGGAGAACCAGACTTTGCACAAAG TGGTGGAGGAAATGAGACTTGCCCTGCAGAAGCTGGAGTCCAGAGTGGCTGTGCTAGAAAAGAGCCCTGCACCAGTAGATGTTCCACGTGCTAAG GCTGCTCCAGTTCATCAGCAAAAGGTGGAAAATGGtgaaagtaataataatgatgatgatgacgacatTGACTTGTTTGGCAGTGATGAAGAAGACGAGGAGACTGCACGCATCAAGCAGGAGCGCCTGGATGCCTATGCAGCCAAGAAAGCCAAGAAACCCGCTATCATTGCAAAGTCATCAATCCTATTGGACGTCAAACCT TGGGATGATGAGACTGATATGGTGAAAATGGAGGAGTGTGTGCGCTCAGTGCAAATGGATGGGCTCCTCTGGGGAGCATCCAAGCTGGTGCCAGTTGGCTATGGAATCAAGAAGCTGCAAATCAACTGTGTGGTTGAAGACGACAAAGTTGGCACTGACATCCTGGAGGAGGAGATTACCAAGTTTGAGGACTAT GTCCAGAGTGTAGATGTTGCTGCCTTCAATAAGATCTGA
- the LOC137098029 gene encoding E3 ubiquitin/ISG15 ligase TRIM25-like translates to MAAATISIEQDQFCCPVCLEVLRDPVTIPCGHSYCWDCIEDYWNRPKQKDHYSCPQCRQVFSPRPLLSRNTVLGEVVEKFQRNELQTAAKSEEVNCSACTGRKSKAVKSCLECCGSYCVAHLRVHEERFHGRVHKLIPAFDKLRENLCSQHNKLLRLYCRSDQQCVCSQCVKERHKGHDAVSVLDERAVQQKKLKETSLKSVQKLKDMEKELRYVIKYIKHSTDAAVEESERIFSKLIHSIEKQSCEVKEVLRVQEKAAVRQAEEVMEKIQREMGELRRMDDELEQLCRTQDNILFLQKCKSFHFPNKSVEMPSTDSLPYMMYKTMRGTLVELKDSLDETLEREFNRISDKVLSLKEASNKGASVKTKEKDADISFNADPKTRADFLQYYNDLTLDLNTANPYLSFSDDQRVVTTRSDLQSYPYHTDRFTSWAQVLCRAGMAGRCYWEVEWGGNGGVSIGVCFKNMSRSGGGSDSKLGHNSKSWSLDCSYYSCSFQHNKKSVAIDVPCCSRIGVYLDYRGGTLSFYNVPNTMVLLYKVKTTFSQPVYPGFWVGLGSTLKLCAL, encoded by the exons ATGGCAGCTGCAACTATTTCTATCGAACAAGACCAGTTTTGTTGCCCTGTGTGCCTGGAGGTCTTGAGGGACCCGGTGACTATCCCCTGTGGACACAGCTACTGTTGGGACTGTATTGAAGACTACTGGAACAGGCCCAAGCAGAAAGACCATTACAGCTGCCCTCAGTGCAGACAGGTGTTTAGTCCTAGACCTCTGCTGAGTAGGAACACAGTTCTGGGTGAAGTAGTGGAAAAATTTCAACGGAATGAACTTCAAACTGCAGCCAAATCTGAAGAGGTGAATTGCAGTGCTTGTACGGGGAGAAAGAGCAAAGCTGTTAAATCGTGCCTTGAGTGCTGCGGGTCTTATTGTGTGGCTCACTTGAGAGTTCATGAAGAACGCTTTCATGGAAGGGTTCACAAGCTGATCCCGGCTTTCGATAAGCTGAGAGAGAATCTGTGTTCACAGCACAACAAACTACTAAGGCTGTACTGTCGTAGTGACCAGCAATGTGTGTGCTCCCAGTGTGTTAAAGAGAGACACAAGGGCCATGATGCAGTGTCAGTGCTGGATGAGAGAGCAGTTCAACAG AAAAAACTCAAAGAAACCTCTTTGAAGTCTGTGCAGAAACTGAAGGACATGGAGAAAGAACTTAGATATGTTATCAAATACATCAAG CACTCCACTGATGCGGCCGtagaggagagtgagaggattTTCTCCAAGCTGATTCACTCCATAGAGAAACAAAGCTGTGAGGTGAAGGAGGTGCTAAGAGTCCAGGAGAAAGCAGCTGTCCGTCAGGCTGAGGAGGTGATGGAGAAGATCCAGAGGGAGATGGGGGAGCTCAGGAGGATGGATGATGAGCTAGAACAGCTTTGTCGCACTCAGGACAACATCCTCTTCCTTCAG AAGTGCAAGTCTTTTCACTTCCCTAACAAGAGTGTTGAGATGCCCAGTACTGATTCACTTCCATATATGATGTACAAAACCATGAGAGGTACACTGGTTGAGCTGAAGGACAGCCTGGATGAAACACTTGAAAGAGAATTCAACAGAATCTCTGACAAGG TGCTTTCACTCAAGGAAGCCAGCAACAAAGGTGCCTCTGTAAAGACTAAAG AAAAAGATGCTGACATATCATTCAATGCTGACCCAAAGACGAGAGCTGATTTTCTACAAT ATTACAACGACCTCACCCTGGATCTGAACACAGCCAACCCTTATTTATCCTTCTCTGATGATCAGAGAGTGGTGACCACACGTTCTGACCTGCAGTCCTACCCGTACCACACGGATCGCTTCACCAGCTGGGCCCAGGTGCTGTGCAGAGCTGGGATGGCTGGGCGGTGCTACTGGGAGGTAGAATGGGGTGGAAATGGAGGGGTTTCCATTGGTGTCTGCTTCAAAAATATGAGCAGGAGTGGAGGAGGGAGTGACAGCAAGCTGGGGCACAACTCCAAATCCTGGAGTCTGGACTGCTCTTACTACTCCTGCTCATTtcagcacaataaaaaaagtgtGGCTATTGATGTTCCCTGCTGCAGCAGGATAGGGGTGTATCTGGACTACAGGGGTGGGACTCTGTCTTTCTACAATGTTCCTAACACAATGGTTTTACTTTATAAAGTCAAGACCACATTCAGCCAGCCTGTATACCCAGGATTTTGGGTGGGGTTAGGTTcgactttgaagctgtgtgcCCTTTAA
- the eef1da gene encoding eukaryotic translation elongation factor 1 delta a (guanine nucleotide exchange protein) isoform X1, which produces MDQSLPDHQQKRAPLNAVPVGVFRQGQVPALERGIISGDNIQFGRLRQRTRLSQSESQSSGAEEGQLSSSLEASGSRRTHDPQLVQGHPFVTLKSSGTPFHQFKKSHTRTSSETEQGGKGSRGLSQRKRGHSETESRPRCDNTNMNGLQCLATEKIWFDKHRYDEAEKYFYEGVNGPSIPQQQVKTALQQAKGRQQKRQHRNSSSHAGDQELVSRMKCLEMENQTLHKVVEEMRLALQKLESRVAVLEKSPAPVDVPRAKAAPVHQQKVENGESNNNDDDDDIDLFGSDEEDEETARIKQERLDAYAAKKAKKPAIIAKSSILLDVKPWDDETDMVKMEECVRSVQMDGLLWGASKLVPVGYGIKKLQINCVVEDDKVGTDILEEEITKFEDYVQSVDVAAFNKI; this is translated from the exons ATGGATCAGTCTTTGCCAGATCATCAGCAGAAAAGAGCCCCTCTAAATGCTGTGCCAGTTGGGGTTTTCAGGCAGGGTCAAGTTCCTGCTCTAGAGAGAGGCATCATCAGTGGAGATAACATCCAGTTTGGGAGGCTACGGCAACGCACACGTTTGTCTCAGTCTGAGAGCCAGAGTTCAGGGGCTGAGGAAGGGCAATTAAGCTCCTCTCTGGAAGCGAGTGGCTCAAGACGCACACACGATCCTCAGCTGGTTCAGGGACACCCTTTTGTGACCCTGAAGTCCTCTGGTACCCCTTTccaccaatttaaaaaaagtcacactCGCACATCATCTGAGACTGAGCAGGGGGGAAAAGGCAGCAGGGGGCTGAGCCAGAGGAAGAGAGGCCACTCTGAGACGGAAAGCAGGCCCAGATGCGACAA TACCAACATGAATGGACTGCAGTGCCTCGCCACAGAGAAAATCTGGTTTGACAAGCATCGCTACGATGAGGCAGAAAAATACTTCTATGAGGGAGTCAATGGCCCTTCCATACCACAACAACag GTGAAAACAGCCCTGCAGCAGGCCAAGGGGCGCCAGCAGAAACGACAGCACAGAAAT TCCTCTTCACATGCAGGAGACCAGGAGCTGGTGTCACGCATGAAGTGCCTGGAAATGGAGAACCAGACTTTGCACAAAG TGGTGGAGGAAATGAGACTTGCCCTGCAGAAGCTGGAGTCCAGAGTGGCTGTGCTAGAAAAGAGCCCTGCACCAGTAGATGTTCCACGTGCTAAG GCTGCTCCAGTTCATCAGCAAAAGGTGGAAAATGGtgaaagtaataataatgatgatgatgacgacatTGACTTGTTTGGCAGTGATGAAGAAGACGAGGAGACTGCACGCATCAAGCAGGAGCGCCTGGATGCCTATGCAGCCAAGAAAGCCAAGAAACCCGCTATCATTGCAAAGTCATCAATCCTATTGGACGTCAAACCT TGGGATGATGAGACTGATATGGTGAAAATGGAGGAGTGTGTGCGCTCAGTGCAAATGGATGGGCTCCTCTGGGGAGCATCCAAGCTGGTGCCAGTTGGCTATGGAATCAAGAAGCTGCAAATCAACTGTGTGGTTGAAGACGACAAAGTTGGCACTGACATCCTGGAGGAGGAGATTACCAAGTTTGAGGACTAT GTCCAGAGTGTAGATGTTGCTGCCTTCAATAAGATCTGA
- the ftr67 gene encoding finTRIM family, member 67 isoform X1 — protein sequence MAQAGVVLDKDQFNCSICLDVLKDPVTIPCGHSYCTDCIQNYWDQDDYLAVFVCPQCRQTFTPRPVLARNTMLADVVEKFKETGLQEVTTSQTNQSFAEANDVECDVCTGRKNKAVNSCLVCLASYCEVHVQPHYESAAFKKHKLVLASRNMQDNICPRHDRLLEVYCRTDKMCICYLCLADEHKGHDTVLAEAEIQQRQRQFSEMKQSSNLRIQQREKEMQELRQAIFSLTRSARAAAEESDAVFTELIRSIELKRFEVRELIKAQEKMAISQAEQLLDKIQKEITELKKNEAELDKLSHAEDQVHFLKSCQSIHAPPTTSALPSVTTDPNLTFGPVMKAVSDFKGLLQEVCQGGFVSIYERVRDVVIVGPSNPAVQLDTAESGDAGAAAQIEGTLVMQRPGLVQSPLSPLNPYLYSGPVMPKFGFSPFGSKLSSGSRQRQLQRRAHHRRK from the exons ATGGCTCAGGCTGGGGTGGTCCTGGATAAGGACCAGTTCAACTGCTCGATATGCCTGGACGTGCTGAAGGATCCCGTGACCATCCCCTGCGGACACAGTTACTGCACCGATTGTATCCAGAACTACTGGGACCAAGACGACTACCTGGCGGTCTTCGTGTGCCCACAGTGTAGGCAGACCTTTACCCCGAGGCCAGTACTAGCCAGAAACACCATGCTGGCCGATGTGGTGGAGAAATTCAAAGAAACTGGACTTCAAGAGGTAACCACGTCTCAAACAAACCAAAGCTTCGCTGAAGCCAACGATGTGGAGTGCGACGTCTGCACCgggaggaaaaacaaagctgtCAATTCCTGTCTGGTGTGTCTGGCATCCTACTGCGAAGTCCACGTCCAGCCTCACTACGAGTCCGCAGCATTCAAGAAACACAAGCTGGTATTGGCCTCCAGAAACATGCAGGACAATATCTGTCCCCGACACGACAGGCTGCTGGAGGTGTACTGCCGCACGGACAAAATGTGCATCTGTTACCTTTGTCTGGCAGATGAACACAAAGGACACGACACGGTGCTGGCTGAGGCAGAAATACAACAGAGGCAG CGGCAGTTCAGTGAAATGAAGCAGAGCTCTAACTTGAGAATTCAACAAAGGGAAAAGGAGATGCAAGAGTTGAGACAAGCTATTTTCTCACTCACT CGTTCTGCTCGTGCTGCAGCTGAAGAAAGCGATGCCGTCTTCACTGAACTGATTCGGTCGATTGAACTGAAACGTTTCGAGGTGAGAGAGCTGATCAAAGCCCAGGAAAAGATGGCCATCAGTCAGGCTGAGCAGCTGCTGGACAAAATCCAGAAGGAGATTACAGAGCTGAAGAAGAATGAGGCTGAACTGGACAAGCTTTCCCATGCTGAGGATCAAGTCCATTTTCTTAAA AGCTGTCAGTCTATTCATGCTCCACCCACCACGTCCGCACTGCCATCAGTCACCACTGATCCCAACCTCACTTTTGGCCCagtgatgaaagctgtgtcagATTTTAAAGGACTTCTGCAGGAGGTCTGTCAGGGAGGATTTGTCAGCATCTATGAAAGAG ttAGAGATGTAGTAATTGTAGGTCCATCAAATCCTGCTGTTCAGCTTGACACAGCAGAGTCTGGTGATGCTGGGGCAGCTGCACAAATTGAGGGAACATTAG TGATGCAGCGACCTGGCCTCGTCCAAAGTCCTCTGAGTCCTCTCAACCCATATCTTTATTCAGGACCTGTTATGCCCAAATTTGGTTTTTCACCATTTG GCAGCAAACTCTCATCAGGATCCAGACAGAGGCAACTTCAGCGTCGTGCTCACCACAGACGGAAATAG
- the si:ch73-52e5.2 gene encoding protein THEM6 has product MMLLVLGGLLLLFCNLDVWYFLRGAQVFVQAWFQPRILDILAEQSIDGMVLPHDLDYMGHMNNSRYLRECDFARFHHYMRNGLFMASCKLGAKMVVGASTIRYRRSLAFREAFEIRTKVVGWDEKAFYLEQRFVSKKDGFVSAVMLCRQNVVRCSPETIIEIVCKRKIECPEFPEDLKHWISFISASSLALRAESGLEEKNK; this is encoded by the exons ATGATGCTGCTGGTGTTGGGAGGCCTACTCCTGCTCTTCTGCAATCTGGATGTTTGGTACTTCCTACGGGGGGCCCAGGTGTTTGTCCAGGCCTGGTTCCAACCCAGAATATTGGACATTTTAGCTGAACAAAGTATTGATGGCATGGTCCTTCCCCATGATTTGGACTACATGGGTCACATGAACAACTCTCGATACCTGAGGGAGTGTGACTTTGCCCGCTTCCACCATTACATGCGAAATGGGCTGTTCATGGCCTCATGCAAATTAGGGGCTAAAATGGTGGTAGGGGCCTCTACCATCCGGTACCGGCGGTCCTTGGCATTTCGTGAGGCTTTTGAGATTCGGACCAAAGTAGTGGGATGGGATGAGAAGGCATTTTACTTGGAGCAGCGCTTTGTGTCCAAGAAAGATGGCTTTGTGTCTGCGGTAATGCTCTGCAGACAGAATGTGGTGCGCTGCAGCCCAGAGACGATTATCGAAATTGTCTGCAAAAGAAAG ATTGAGTGCCCTGAATTTCCAGAGGACCTCAAACACTGGATCAGCTTCATTTCGGCAAGCAGCCTGGCCCTGAGAGCAGAGAGTGGACTGGAAGAGAAGAACAAGTGA
- the LOC137098899 gene encoding protein THEM6-like, whose translation MWWVLWVLAALVVLFCSLDVWYFLRVGVVILRAWFQPPVRDITAEQVLTGWVTPHDIDMCHMNNARYLRECDFARFSLYIRNGVFKALRALRASMVVGATTIRYRRALCIGEGYELRSRIVTWDDKAFYLEQKFVSTKDGLVCAIMYCKQSVIQCSPDKIMQHLCMRKVECPEFPEDLQHWVSFISASSQALRAKSGLDEKSK comes from the exons ATGTGGTGGGTGCTGTGGGTCCTCGCTGCCTTGGTGGTACTCTTTTGCAGTCTGGATGTGTGGTACTTCCTCCGGGTAGGAGTGGTGATCCTCCGAGCCTGGTTCCAGCCTCCAGTCAGAGACATCACTGCAGAGCAGGTCTTAACAGGCTGGGTCACTCCTCATGATATTGACATGTGCCATATGAACAATGCTCGATACCTGAGGGAGTGTGACTTTGCTCGCTTCTCTCTCTACATCCGCAATGGTGTGTTCAAGGCTCTACGAGCCCTCAGAGCTTCAATGGTTGTGGGGGCCACCACCATTCGTTATCGTAGGGCTTTGTGTATAGGTGAAGGTTACGAACTGCGGAGTCGGATAGTGACTTGGGATGACAAAGCCTTCTACCTGGAGCAGAAATTTGTGTCGACAAAAGATGGTTTGGTTTGTGCCATCATGTACTGCAAGCAAAGTGTCATACAGTGTAGCCCAGACAAAATCATGCAGCACCTGTGCATGAGAAAG GTGGAGTGCCCTGAGTTCCCAGAGGACCTTCAACACTGGGTCAGTTTTATCTCTGCCAGCAGCCAGGCCCTGAGGGCGAAGAGTGGACTAGATGAGAAGAGCAAATGA
- the eef1da gene encoding eukaryotic translation elongation factor 1 delta a (guanine nucleotide exchange protein) isoform X4, with amino-acid sequence MNGLQCLATEKIWFDKHRYDEAEKYFYEGVNGPSIPQQQSSSHAGDQELVSRMKCLEMENQTLHKVVEEMRLALQKLESRVAVLEKSPAPVDVPRAKAAPVHQQKVENGESNNNDDDDDIDLFGSDEEDEETARIKQERLDAYAAKKAKKPAIIAKSSILLDVKPWDDETDMVKMEECVRSVQMDGLLWGASKLVPVGYGIKKLQINCVVEDDKVGTDILEEEITKFEDYVQSVDVAAFNKI; translated from the exons ATGAATGGACTGCAGTGCCTCGCCACAGAGAAAATCTGGTTTGACAAGCATCGCTACGATGAGGCAGAAAAATACTTCTATGAGGGAGTCAATGGCCCTTCCATACCACAACAACag TCCTCTTCACATGCAGGAGACCAGGAGCTGGTGTCACGCATGAAGTGCCTGGAAATGGAGAACCAGACTTTGCACAAAG TGGTGGAGGAAATGAGACTTGCCCTGCAGAAGCTGGAGTCCAGAGTGGCTGTGCTAGAAAAGAGCCCTGCACCAGTAGATGTTCCACGTGCTAAG GCTGCTCCAGTTCATCAGCAAAAGGTGGAAAATGGtgaaagtaataataatgatgatgatgacgacatTGACTTGTTTGGCAGTGATGAAGAAGACGAGGAGACTGCACGCATCAAGCAGGAGCGCCTGGATGCCTATGCAGCCAAGAAAGCCAAGAAACCCGCTATCATTGCAAAGTCATCAATCCTATTGGACGTCAAACCT TGGGATGATGAGACTGATATGGTGAAAATGGAGGAGTGTGTGCGCTCAGTGCAAATGGATGGGCTCCTCTGGGGAGCATCCAAGCTGGTGCCAGTTGGCTATGGAATCAAGAAGCTGCAAATCAACTGTGTGGTTGAAGACGACAAAGTTGGCACTGACATCCTGGAGGAGGAGATTACCAAGTTTGAGGACTAT GTCCAGAGTGTAGATGTTGCTGCCTTCAATAAGATCTGA
- the eef1da gene encoding eukaryotic translation elongation factor 1 delta a (guanine nucleotide exchange protein) isoform X3, producing the protein MNGLQCLATEKIWFDKHRYDEAEKYFYEGVNGPSIPQQQVKTALQQAKGRQQKRQHRNSSSHAGDQELVSRMKCLEMENQTLHKVVEEMRLALQKLESRVAVLEKSPAPVDVPRAKAAPVHQQKVENGESNNNDDDDDIDLFGSDEEDEETARIKQERLDAYAAKKAKKPAIIAKSSILLDVKPWDDETDMVKMEECVRSVQMDGLLWGASKLVPVGYGIKKLQINCVVEDDKVGTDILEEEITKFEDYVQSVDVAAFNKI; encoded by the exons ATGAATGGACTGCAGTGCCTCGCCACAGAGAAAATCTGGTTTGACAAGCATCGCTACGATGAGGCAGAAAAATACTTCTATGAGGGAGTCAATGGCCCTTCCATACCACAACAACag GTGAAAACAGCCCTGCAGCAGGCCAAGGGGCGCCAGCAGAAACGACAGCACAGAAAT TCCTCTTCACATGCAGGAGACCAGGAGCTGGTGTCACGCATGAAGTGCCTGGAAATGGAGAACCAGACTTTGCACAAAG TGGTGGAGGAAATGAGACTTGCCCTGCAGAAGCTGGAGTCCAGAGTGGCTGTGCTAGAAAAGAGCCCTGCACCAGTAGATGTTCCACGTGCTAAG GCTGCTCCAGTTCATCAGCAAAAGGTGGAAAATGGtgaaagtaataataatgatgatgatgacgacatTGACTTGTTTGGCAGTGATGAAGAAGACGAGGAGACTGCACGCATCAAGCAGGAGCGCCTGGATGCCTATGCAGCCAAGAAAGCCAAGAAACCCGCTATCATTGCAAAGTCATCAATCCTATTGGACGTCAAACCT TGGGATGATGAGACTGATATGGTGAAAATGGAGGAGTGTGTGCGCTCAGTGCAAATGGATGGGCTCCTCTGGGGAGCATCCAAGCTGGTGCCAGTTGGCTATGGAATCAAGAAGCTGCAAATCAACTGTGTGGTTGAAGACGACAAAGTTGGCACTGACATCCTGGAGGAGGAGATTACCAAGTTTGAGGACTAT GTCCAGAGTGTAGATGTTGCTGCCTTCAATAAGATCTGA